The region CAACTACGTGACGGGCGACTATTCGCGCGGCGCGGCGGGATTCTGGGTCGAGAACGGCGTGATTCAGTATCCGGTCGAGGAGATCACGGTCGCGAGCACGCTGCAGGACATGTTCCGCCACATCGTCGCGATCGGCGCGGATTCGATCGTGCGCGGCACCAAGGAAACCGGCTCGGTGCTGATCGAGCAGATGACGATCGCCGGGCAGTAAGTGGAGCGGGCTTCACCCCGCGCCCGAAAGCAAAAGCGCCGCTTGCCGCGGCGCTTTTTTCATGGTGCGCGCGATGCGCCGCTCAGGCGGCGCGCTTGCGCCGGTAGACGACGAACGCGTAGGCGAAATCGTTCGGCGCGTTCGCGCGGTGCGTCTCGCGCGAGGCTTCTTCCCAGTGCGCCGGGTCCGGCGCGGGAAACGACGCGTCGCCGCTGAAATCGGCGTCGATCTCGGTGACGATCAGCTTGTCCGCGTGCGCGAGCCCTTCCGCGTACAGTTGCGCGCCGCCGATCAGGAACGCCTCGGCGGCCTGGTCGCGCGCGGCGAGCGCGAGCGCGTCGGGCAGCGAGGTGACCGCATCGCAGCCGTCGAAGCGGCGCGTCGCGTCGCGCGTGACGACGATGTTGCGGCGCCCGGGCAGCGGCCGGCCGATCGATTCGTGGGTCTTGCGGCCCATCACGATCGGCGCGCCCATCGTGGTGCGCTTGAAGAAGGCGAGATCCTCGGGAAGTTTCCAGGGGAGTTGGTTGTCGCGGCCGATCACGCCATTGCGGGCGCGTGCGACGATCAGGGTCAGCGTAGTCATGCGGGAGGGCGGAAGTCGAACCGGAAGAGCCCGATTCTACCGGAGCGCCGCGCGCGGCGCGCCGTCCGCGCTCAGGCCGGCGTCTCGTTGTCGTCGTCGCACGCGAGCGCGCGCTGTTCGGCGCACGCGAGGTCGCGCAGGCCGTGCGCGCCCATCAGCCGGTACAGCGTGACGCGCGACACGCCCAGCTCGACCGCCGCCTCGGTCAGGCGGTGGCGGTGCCGCAGCAGCGCCGCCTCGATCGCGCGGCGCT is a window of Burkholderia sp. FERM BP-3421 DNA encoding:
- a CDS encoding dihydrofolate reductase; the protein is MTTLTLIVARARNGVIGRDNQLPWKLPEDLAFFKRTTMGAPIVMGRKTHESIGRPLPGRRNIVVTRDATRRFDGCDAVTSLPDALALAARDQAAEAFLIGGAQLYAEGLAHADKLIVTEIDADFSGDASFPAPDPAHWEEASRETHRANAPNDFAYAFVVYRRKRAA